From the genome of Triticum aestivum cultivar Chinese Spring chromosome 3B, IWGSC CS RefSeq v2.1, whole genome shotgun sequence, one region includes:
- the LOC123064456 gene encoding uncharacterized protein, whose translation MRFEAHGHKYSVDIVKGAHRTRIKGSGWKKFTSDFSLQKGAVVIFDLDRRPRQAYVVVQSGDLDTVEGSSSDGDADEEMIDGDISDVDEDGGNIKIEYTRGLTLNDAQQDILDELVLSFKSKFLGVSFVHCLTSTDTQVGQMKVPERVATSLNIPKEGLAGVRLSSGEAKTRVEYSTSADGRIVFNKKQWRRFLSKTTLGINDYIFIFFKASKKSRINVTVVVSQL comes from the exons ATGCGTTTTGAAGCCCATGGACACAAGTACTCTGTTGATATTGTGAAGGGGGCACACAGGACCAGGATCAAGGGGAGTGGCTGGAAGAAATTCACTTCTGACTTTTCTCTTCAGAAGGGTGCTGTGGTCATTTTTGACTTGGACAGGCGCCCCCGCCAGGCATATGTTGTTGTTCAAAGTGGTGACTTGGACACAGTTGAAGGGAGCTCTTCAGACGGGGATGCTGATGAAGAGATGATAGATGGAGACATTTCAGATGTGGATGAAGACGGTGGCAACATAAAGATTGAGTATACAAGGGGTCTAACTCTGAATGATGCCCAGCAGGACATTCTCGATGAACTGGTGCTCAGCTTCAAATCCAAGTTTTTAGGAGTGTCTTTTGTACACTGTCTTACTTCAACTGACACTCAAGTTGGACAAATG AAAGTGCCAGAGAGGGTTGCTACAAGCTTGAACATCCCTAAAGAAGGTTTGGCTGGTGTTCGTCTAAGCAGTGGGGAGGCAAAGACTCGCGTTGAATATAGCACGTCTGCTGATGGACGTATAGTTTTCAACAAAAAGCAGTGGAGGCGTTTCCTTTCAAAGACTACCCTGGGGATCAATGActacatcttcatcttcttcaaggCCAGCAAGAAGTCGCGCATCAATGTTACTGTTGTTGTCAGCCAGCTTTAA
- the LOC123068331 gene encoding Bowman-Birk type trypsin inhibitor isoform X1, translating to MGMKRCIVPSILLMLSLEAALLIADRPSVDDEVGTILLPSQGQVADQQAAMAAPRPWKCCDRPRCTRSIPPICTCVDEAFECASTCKACVPSTRNPSLQVCQDQYVGDPGPICRPWECCDSAACTKTDPPTCRCGDEVEQCAPTCKSCEASTSNPSLNVCKDAFTGAIPPTCTPPEALAAGGN from the exons ATGGGGATGAAGCGATGCATCGTTCCTAGCATCTTGCTGATGCTTTCACTGGAGGCGGCCCTCCTCATCGCCGACCGCCCCTCTGTAGACGACGAGGTGGGTACCATTCTCCTGCCGAGCCAAGGCCAAG TTGCAGACCAGCAAGCAGCCATGGCGGCGCCGAGGCCGTGGAAGTGCTGTGACCGGCCGCGGTGTACCAGGTCCATCCCGCCGATCTGCACCTGCGTGGACGAGGCGTTCGAGTGCGCCTCCACCTGCAAGGCATGCGTGCCGTCGACGCGGAACCCGTCCCTCCAGGTCTGCCAAGACCAGTACGTCGGCGACCCCGGGCCTATATGCCGGCCGTGGGAGTGCTGCGACTCGGCGGCGTGCACCAAGACAGACCCGCCGACGTGCCGCTGCGGGGACGAGGTCGAGCAGTGCGCTCCCACCTGCAAGAGCTGCGAAGCGTCCACGTCGAACCCGTCCCTCAACGTCTGCAAGGACGCGTTCACCGGGGCCATCCCGCCCACATGCACGCCGCCAGAGGCTCTTGCCGCCGGCGGTAACTAG
- the LOC123068333 gene encoding Bowman-Birk type major trypsin inhibitor, producing MKGSGTAVVLILSLAVLLVLGAAVADDAIIRLHSDAVTEETRPWDCCDHPVCTKRSWCGCKDVVDQCFPTCKNCKPAKRADESAPSGYMCRETYHGSPGPKCML from the exons ATGAAGGGAAGCGGCACCGCCGTCGTGCTGATTCTCTCGCTCGCAGTCCTCCTCGTCCtgggcgccgccgtcgccgacgaCGCCATCATTCGCCTCCACTCCG ATGCGGTGACGGAGGAGACGAGGCCGTGGGACTGCTGCGACCACCCCGTGTGCACCAAGAGGAGCTGGTGCGGCTGCAAGGACGTCGTCGATCAGTGCTTCCCCACCTGCAAGAACTGCAAGCCGGCGAAGCGAGCGGACGAGTCGGCCCCTTCCGGCTACATGTGCCGGGAGACCTACCACGGCAGTCCCGGGCCCAAGTGCATGCTCTGA
- the LOC123068328 gene encoding patatin-like protein 2 — protein MPPAMQAAEGAGQRRNGPRILMNAAQRALSRGARSLSLGSPRSPPPSYGSIVTVLSIDGGGVRGIIPGTILAFLEEKLQDLDGPEARISDYFDVIAGTSTGGLVTAMLSAPDDAGRPLFAAKDINQFYLDHCPNIFPQASKGPFGLMRSMMGPKYNGEYLHSVVKELLGDMRVGDTLNNVVIPTFDIKLLQPTIFSTYNAMKDKSKNALLSDVCISTSAAPTYLPGHHFRTEHEDGKVREFNLIDGGVAANNPTLLAMTDVSKQILMGNPDFFPIKPADYGKFMILSLGTGTAKIEEKFDAAECSKWGLLGWLYNRGATPIIDSFSQASADLVDIHASVLFQALHCEKRYLRIQDDELKGETASVDVSTQENLNRLIDVGKALLKRQVCKVNAETGKNEPDQNRGTNEEELVNFAHMLSEERKARLQKEGNVDF, from the exons ATGCCGCCGGCCATGCAAGCAGCGGAAGGGGCGGGGCAGAGGAGGAACGGCCCCCGGATCCTGATGAATGCCGCGCAGCGTGCTCTCAGCCGCGGTGCGCGTTCGTTGTCGCTAGGGAGCCCAAGGTCGCCGCCGCCCTCCTACGGGAGTATCGTCACCGTGCTCAGcatcgacggcggcggcgtccgtgggaTCATCCCCGGCACCATCCTCGCCTTCCTCGAGGAGAAGCTCCAG GATCTTGACGGCCCGGAGGCGAGGATCTCGGACTATTTCGACGTGATCGCCGGGACAAGCACGGGCGGGCTGGTGACCGCCATGCTCAGCGCGCCCGATGATGCAGGTCGCCCGCTCTTCGCCGCCAAGGACATCAACCAGTTCTACCTTGACCACTGCCCCAATATCTTCCCTCAAGCCAG CAAAGGGCCTTTTGGCTTGATGAGGAGCATGATGGGACCCAAGTACAACGGCGAGTACCTCCACTCCGTCGTCAAGGAGCTGCTCGGCGACATGCGGGTCGGCGACACGCTCAACAACGTCGTCATCCCAACCTTCGACATCAAACTCCTGCAGCCCACAATCTTCTCGACTTACAAC GCCATGAAGGATAAATCCAAGAACGCTCTTCTATCGGACGTCTGCATCAGCACCTCCGCTGCGCCAACCTACCTCCCCGGCCACCACTTCCGGACAGAGCACGAGGACGGCAAGGTCCGGGAATTCaacctcatcgacggtggcgtcgcTGCAAACAATCCG ACCCTGCTGGCAATGACGGACGTCAGCAAGCAGATCCTAATGGGAAACCCAGACTTCTTCCCCATCAAGCCCGCGGACTACGGCAAGTTCATGATCCTTTCGCTGGGCACCGGTACCGCCAAGATCGAAGAAAAGTTTGATGCTGCCGAGTGCAGCAAGTGGGGCCTCCTGGGGTGGCTCTACAACAGGGGCGCCACGCCCATCATCGACAGTTTTAGCCAGGCCAGTGCCGACCTTGTCGACATCCACGCCTCTGTGCTCTTTCAGGCGCTTCACTGCGAGAAGCGCTACCTCCGGATCCAGGATGACGAGCTCAAGGGCGAGACGGCCTCCGTTGATGTGTCAACGCAGGAGAACCTCAACCGGCTCATCGACGTTGGCAAGGCGCTTCTCAAGAGGCAGGTGTGCAAAGTTAACGCCGAGACGGGGAAGAATGAGCCCGACCAAAATAGGGGTACAAATGAGGAGGAGTTGGTCAATTTCGCACACATGTTGTCGGAGGAGCGCAAAGCCAGGCTTCAGAAGGAGGGCAATGTTGATTTCTAA
- the LOC123068331 gene encoding Bowman-Birk type trypsin inhibitor isoform X2, with protein sequence MGMKRCIVPSILLMLSLEAALLIADRPSVDDEVGTILLPSQGQDQQAAMAAPRPWKCCDRPRCTRSIPPICTCVDEAFECASTCKACVPSTRNPSLQVCQDQYVGDPGPICRPWECCDSAACTKTDPPTCRCGDEVEQCAPTCKSCEASTSNPSLNVCKDAFTGAIPPTCTPPEALAAGGN encoded by the exons ATGGGGATGAAGCGATGCATCGTTCCTAGCATCTTGCTGATGCTTTCACTGGAGGCGGCCCTCCTCATCGCCGACCGCCCCTCTGTAGACGACGAGGTGGGTACCATTCTCCTGCCGAGCCAAGGCCAAG ACCAGCAAGCAGCCATGGCGGCGCCGAGGCCGTGGAAGTGCTGTGACCGGCCGCGGTGTACCAGGTCCATCCCGCCGATCTGCACCTGCGTGGACGAGGCGTTCGAGTGCGCCTCCACCTGCAAGGCATGCGTGCCGTCGACGCGGAACCCGTCCCTCCAGGTCTGCCAAGACCAGTACGTCGGCGACCCCGGGCCTATATGCCGGCCGTGGGAGTGCTGCGACTCGGCGGCGTGCACCAAGACAGACCCGCCGACGTGCCGCTGCGGGGACGAGGTCGAGCAGTGCGCTCCCACCTGCAAGAGCTGCGAAGCGTCCACGTCGAACCCGTCCCTCAACGTCTGCAAGGACGCGTTCACCGGGGCCATCCCGCCCACATGCACGCCGCCAGAGGCTCTTGCCGCCGGCGGTAACTAG